A single region of the Saprospiraceae bacterium genome encodes:
- a CDS encoding 2,3,4,5-tetrahydropyridine-2,6-dicarboxylate N-succinyltransferase has translation MEALQSIITQAWDNRELLKEPETQAAIREVIDLLDVGELRVAAPVDGEWKVNDWVKKAVVMYFPIQQMETIEVGPFEFHDKIPLKRNYAAMGVRVVPHAIARHGSFLESGVILMPSYVNIGAWVGSGTMVDTWATVGSCGQIGRNVHLSGGVGIGGVLEPLQATPTIIEDNCFIGSRCIVVEGVRVESEAVLGANVVLTQSTHIIDVTGSEPVIYRGRVPARSVVIPGTYTKKFPAGEYQVACALIIGQRKESTDKKVSLNSALRDFDVAV, from the coding sequence ATGGAAGCATTACAATCAATCATAACCCAAGCCTGGGACAACAGAGAATTATTAAAAGAGCCCGAAACCCAAGCGGCAATTCGGGAAGTCATTGACTTATTGGATGTCGGCGAGTTGCGCGTGGCGGCGCCAGTAGATGGCGAATGGAAAGTAAACGACTGGGTAAAGAAAGCCGTCGTCATGTACTTCCCTATCCAGCAAATGGAGACCATTGAAGTGGGGCCGTTTGAGTTTCACGATAAGATTCCTTTAAAAAGAAACTATGCAGCGATGGGCGTCAGGGTTGTGCCGCATGCCATCGCTCGCCACGGTTCTTTCCTGGAATCCGGAGTGATTTTGATGCCTAGTTATGTCAACATTGGTGCCTGGGTAGGTAGTGGAACGATGGTTGACACTTGGGCAACAGTAGGTTCATGCGGGCAGATTGGCCGGAATGTCCACCTGAGTGGAGGCGTAGGAATAGGAGGCGTATTGGAGCCACTCCAAGCTACACCTACAATTATTGAAGATAACTGCTTTATTGGTTCTCGCTGTATTGTTGTGGAGGGCGTAAGGGTAGAAAGTGAGGCCGTATTGGGCGCTAATGTCGTATTGACACAATCCACCCACATTATTGATGTGACGGGTTCGGAGCCTGTTATTTACAGAGGAAGGGTTCCCGCTCGATCAGTTGTGATCCCTGGAACTTACACCAAAAAATTCCCGGCGGGTGAATACCAGGTGGCTTGTGCTTTAATTATTGGGCAAAGAAAAGAGAGCACCGATAAAAAAGTCTCTTTAAACAGTGCCTTACGTGATTTTGATGTAGCAGTGTAA
- a CDS encoding ornithine cyclodeaminase family protein → MIRINNDQLLNLLDYPSLVKALQVAFQGQYTTPMRHHHDYANPSAGVDSTLLLMPAWDDGEFLGLKVVTISPQNKDRQLPSIQGSYTLFDLPTGRAVLEMDAKVLTNLRTAAASALASQFLSRPDSQTLLMVGTGSLAPFLIAAHASNRPIRQVLLWGRNLEKAKKIKADLQGHDFSIDIIQDLRAGVALADIVSTATMSPAPLIKGEWLKPGQHLDLVGSYRPNMREADDETIRRSSLFVDTMQGAPKESGDLAIPLKNHVCLLTDIRADLFGLCRQQHPGRENAAEITFFKSVGHAIEDLAAAKLVFQRINE, encoded by the coding sequence ATGATTCGCATCAATAATGATCAGTTGTTAAATCTATTGGATTATCCATCCTTAGTAAAGGCCTTACAAGTTGCTTTTCAGGGACAGTACACCACACCGATGCGGCATCATCATGATTACGCTAATCCATCGGCGGGGGTAGATTCGACCTTATTGCTAATGCCCGCCTGGGATGATGGCGAATTTTTAGGATTGAAGGTAGTAACCATTTCTCCCCAAAACAAGGACCGCCAATTACCCAGCATTCAAGGAAGTTATACCTTATTTGATTTGCCAACAGGCCGAGCTGTTCTAGAGATGGATGCTAAAGTACTGACCAATTTGCGTACAGCTGCCGCTTCGGCATTGGCTTCGCAGTTTTTGTCCAGACCAGATAGCCAGACCTTGCTGATGGTCGGAACGGGGAGTCTTGCTCCTTTTCTTATTGCTGCTCATGCCAGCAATCGACCGATTCGGCAGGTATTGCTTTGGGGGCGGAACCTGGAGAAAGCCAAGAAAATCAAAGCCGATTTGCAGGGCCATGATTTTTCGATTGATATCATTCAAGACCTTAGAGCAGGCGTTGCCCTGGCTGATATTGTTTCGACAGCTACGATGAGTCCAGCCCCACTCATTAAGGGCGAATGGTTAAAACCAGGGCAACACCTGGACCTCGTAGGCTCCTACCGCCCCAATATGCGGGAAGCTGACGACGAAACTATTCGAAGATCCTCCTTGTTTGTTGATACAATGCAGGGTGCGCCTAAAGAAAGTGGCGATTTGGCCATCCCGTTGAAAAACCATGTTTGCCTCCTAACAGATATCAGAGCGGATTTATTTGGACTGTGCCGCCAGCAGCATCCAGGCCGAGAAAATGCAGCAGAAATTACCTTTTTTAAATCAGTAGGTCACGCCATAGAGGATTTGGCCGCCGCTAAACTGGTCTTTCAGCGGATAAATGAGTAG
- a CDS encoding 4-alpha-glucanotransferase — translation MKISFRIHYQTHWGQQIAVIGNNASLGNLDVQQAFLLNYIGDGFWEGTLSLQASDTIHYQYVLIDEFSRILDQEWGALRTISSPLKSEIWLFLRDTWRSKHAIENALYNSAFLNVIFKPTDFKETTKSKFLKKQTISLQIRAARVPTKRQLCVLGSIPALGSWDYSRPLLLENSQFPFWTGQFQHELLAPIEYKYGFYDPLAKRVIQLEAGENRTVKADGSQLVADQLVVTDEYLNLFSHPWKGAGVAIPVFSLRSKVGFGVGEFSDIKGLVDWAKQVKMQMIQLLPINDTTVTYSWVDSYPYAAISVFALHPIYLRLEELPGFATVVDQARYQKERDRLNGLAVVDYEEVLRLKLQYARQLFEAEKTVFLQSAAFKTFLKKNQHWLKPYSLFCYLRDKYGTVDFQHWEAHRIYTEKSLQKYTNPKAENFDEIAFQYFLQFYLDLQLKAATAYGRENGVVLKGDIPIGIYRNSVDAWMAPHLFNMNGQAGAPPDPFSATGQNWGFPTYNWAEMAKDGYLWWQNRLRQLSAYFDAFRIDHILGFFRIWEIPLGQIDGTMGYFNPAIPIQLEEFRERGIPFEEDRFCKPYITDSILLDLFGDKASEVIKTFLAPENGGKYQLKSGFDNQQKIRTYLQTPNGVSLKELEKGLFDLVSNVLFFPVQDTQETVFHPRIDCQKTSSFQALDPVVQSRLRDLYNNYFYHRQEDFWKEQAMTKLPAIRQATDMLICGEDLGMVPACVPGVMKALDFFSLEIQRMSKNPANEFLQVEDIPYLSVCSPSTHDMSPIRAWWEESDRAQIQRFYHHELAKDGVAPHTCESYICQAIFQQHLSWPSMWAVFPIQDILAVDPLLRRSNPFDERINVPSNPQHYWRYRLHLTLEDLLKEKDFNEWIRDMMLLANRG, via the coding sequence TTGAAAATAAGCTTTCGAATTCATTATCAAACCCATTGGGGACAGCAAATAGCTGTTATTGGAAATAATGCTAGTTTAGGAAATCTTGATGTTCAGCAAGCCTTCCTGCTTAATTATATTGGTGACGGTTTTTGGGAGGGGACCCTTAGCCTTCAAGCAAGCGATACCATTCACTATCAATATGTGTTAATAGATGAATTTAGCCGTATATTAGACCAGGAATGGGGCGCGCTCAGAACCATTTCATCGCCACTCAAAAGCGAAATTTGGCTTTTTTTGAGAGATACCTGGCGCAGTAAACATGCCATCGAAAATGCTTTATATAATTCCGCTTTTCTGAATGTTATTTTTAAACCAACAGATTTTAAGGAAACCACTAAATCTAAATTCCTCAAAAAACAAACGATAAGCCTGCAAATACGGGCAGCGCGGGTCCCCACAAAACGACAGTTGTGTGTATTAGGAAGTATTCCAGCATTAGGGAGTTGGGATTATTCCAGGCCATTGCTTTTGGAAAATAGCCAATTTCCCTTCTGGACCGGACAATTCCAGCATGAACTATTAGCCCCGATTGAGTATAAATATGGTTTTTATGATCCGCTTGCAAAGCGCGTAATACAATTAGAAGCAGGAGAGAATAGAACGGTTAAAGCCGATGGAAGCCAGCTAGTGGCAGATCAATTGGTGGTGACGGATGAATATTTAAATCTCTTTTCGCATCCATGGAAAGGCGCAGGTGTTGCCATCCCTGTTTTTTCATTGAGAAGTAAAGTAGGGTTCGGCGTAGGTGAATTTAGTGATATTAAAGGACTGGTTGATTGGGCAAAGCAGGTAAAGATGCAAATGATCCAGCTGTTGCCCATCAATGATACGACTGTTACCTATTCGTGGGTAGACTCCTATCCCTATGCTGCTATCTCGGTTTTTGCTTTGCATCCTATCTATTTGCGCCTGGAAGAGCTTCCTGGTTTTGCAACTGTTGTAGACCAGGCAAGGTACCAAAAAGAACGTGACCGATTAAATGGGTTGGCCGTTGTCGATTATGAAGAAGTGCTGCGATTGAAATTACAATATGCCAGACAACTCTTCGAAGCAGAGAAAACGGTTTTTCTGCAATCAGCTGCTTTTAAAACCTTTCTGAAAAAGAACCAACATTGGCTAAAACCCTATAGTCTTTTCTGCTATTTAAGAGATAAATACGGAACAGTCGATTTTCAGCATTGGGAAGCACATCGGATATATACCGAAAAATCCCTGCAAAAATATACGAACCCCAAGGCCGAAAACTTTGACGAAATCGCCTTCCAGTATTTTCTCCAATTCTACCTTGATTTGCAACTGAAAGCAGCTACAGCCTATGGAAGGGAAAACGGGGTCGTGTTAAAAGGAGACATACCGATCGGTATTTATAGAAACAGTGTGGATGCCTGGATGGCACCTCATTTATTCAATATGAATGGCCAGGCTGGTGCGCCACCAGATCCCTTTTCAGCAACTGGCCAAAATTGGGGCTTCCCAACTTACAATTGGGCTGAAATGGCTAAAGACGGGTACCTGTGGTGGCAAAATCGGCTCCGACAATTATCTGCCTATTTTGATGCCTTTCGGATTGATCATATCTTAGGTTTTTTCCGAATTTGGGAGATCCCCTTAGGGCAGATAGACGGAACAATGGGGTATTTTAATCCGGCTATTCCGATCCAATTGGAGGAGTTTAGAGAGCGGGGCATTCCATTTGAGGAAGACCGTTTTTGTAAGCCCTATATTACGGATTCGATATTACTGGATTTATTTGGCGACAAAGCCTCAGAAGTCATAAAGACTTTTTTAGCACCAGAGAATGGTGGAAAGTACCAACTTAAGTCGGGGTTTGATAACCAACAGAAAATTCGGACTTATTTACAAACACCCAATGGAGTTAGTCTAAAAGAATTAGAAAAAGGCCTATTTGATTTGGTTAGTAATGTTTTGTTTTTCCCTGTTCAAGACACCCAGGAGACAGTTTTTCATCCCAGAATTGATTGTCAAAAAACGAGTTCTTTTCAAGCCCTAGACCCAGTGGTTCAATCCAGGTTGAGGGATTTGTATAACAATTATTTTTATCATCGGCAGGAAGACTTTTGGAAAGAACAAGCGATGACTAAGCTACCTGCCATTAGGCAAGCCACGGATATGCTAATCTGTGGAGAAGACTTGGGGATGGTTCCTGCTTGTGTTCCAGGTGTAATGAAGGCATTGGATTTTTTTAGCCTGGAAATTCAGCGGATGTCCAAAAATCCAGCCAATGAGTTTTTACAGGTCGAGGATATTCCTTACCTATCTGTTTGTAGCCCATCTACCCACGACATGTCTCCAATCAGAGCTTGGTGGGAAGAAAGTGATCGGGCGCAAATTCAGCGGTTCTATCATCATGAATTAGCAAAAGACGGTGTCGCACCACACACTTGCGAGTCGTATATTTGCCAAGCGATTTTTCAACAACATTTAAGTTGGCCAAGTATGTGGGCTGTGTTTCCGATCCAGGATATATTGGCTGTTGATCCATTGTTGAGGCGGAGCAACCCATTCGATGAACGAATCAATGTACCTAGCAATCCACAACATTATTGGCGGTATCGTTTGCATTTGACGCTGGAGGATTTGCTAAAGGAAAAAGATTTTAATGAATGGATTAGAGATATGATGTTGTTGGCAAATAGAGGTTAG